One Gemmatimonadota bacterium genomic window, GGAAGCGCGGCGCGTGTCGCACGGCTGCATCCGGCTCACGAACGAGGCCGCGCGCACGCTGATGGGCATGGTCGACGTCGGTACACCGGTCCTGGTGTTCTGACGATGGCCCGCTATGCCTCCGAGTCGGGGAGAAAGGTTGTCGCACGGAATCGAAAGGCTCGGCACGAGTTCCAGATCCTCGAGACGTTCGAGGCGGGTATCGAGCTGAAGGGTCCCGAAGTGAAGTCCCTGCGAGCCGGAAACGTCTCGTTCCAGGATGCCCACGCGCGTGTGCAACGCGGGGAGTTATGGCTGCACAGCTTGCACATCAGCCCATACGAACAGGCGAACCGATTCAACGTAGACCCCGTGCGCGCCCGGCGACTCCTCTTACACCGTCATGAGATCCGGCGTCTCGTCGGCAAGATCAAGGAGAAGGGGCTGACGATCGTTCCGCTGGAGATCTACTTTGCACGAGGCTACGCCAAGGTCGGCCTGGCGCTCGCCCGCGGAAAGAAGCTGTACGACAAGCGCGAGGACCTGAAGCGGAGCCAGCAAGACTTGGAGGCGAGGCGCGCGATGCAGTCTCGATGACAGAGATGACAGATATAGTCTCGATGACAGATGAGCGTGCGATGAAGCGAGACGTGGCGGGACGGATTGGGCTTGCCGTCGTGACGCTTCTTGCCACGGTTGCGGCGGGTCCGCTCGCGGGTCAGGGGGTCCCTGAGCTGAGGATCGAGCGTGCCGAAGGTGCGGTGGACGTGCGTACACTCGATCTCGAAATGGGCTTCGCCGCGGTCCGCCTCACGCTCTTCGAGGAACTCGGTTGGGCCGTGGCGGAGGTCGAAGGGGCGATCGCGATGCTGGGACCCCACGGGGTCGCGATCTCACTCACGATCGGGTCCCCCTTCTTCACCTGGGACGACGATGTGCTTCAGCTCGCGGACATTCCGTATCACGACGCCGGAGAGACCCTGGTTCCGGTCCAGTTGCTCGCGGATTTCCTACCCAAGCGCTTGCCTGAGCTGTACTCCTTCGACGGGCCCACTCTGACGCTGCAGGCCGCACAGCCCGAGGATTGGCTTGGCACAACCGTGGTGCAGTTGCGTCCGGGCGCCGAGGCGCCGGGTGCGGGACGCTACGAGGGTCCGCGGGTCGTGGTGGTCGATGCCGGGCACGGCGGGGGTGATCCAGGAGCTCTCGGCCTGAGAGGAGTCCCGGAAAAGAGCGTCGCTCTGGGTATCGCGCGGGCGATCGCCCACCTGCTCGAGCGTGAGCCCGACTTCGAAGTGTATCTCACGAGGGACGACGACACGTTCGTGCCGATCTGGGACCGCGGTGATCTCGCGACCGCATGGAAAGGGGACCGCCCTGGGGTCTTCATTTCGATCCACGCGAACTCGTTACCCACCCGCCCCTCAGCGCGCGGATTCGAGACGTATTTCTTGGCCGAAGCGAGAAACGATCACGAGCGTAGGGTCTCGGCGATCGAGAATGCGCCTCTGAGCGCCGGGGGACAGGCTGTTGACCCGGATGCGGAGCCCGACCTTGGATTCATCCTGCGTGAGCTGAAGGCTCTCGATCATCAGCACTGGTCGTCGATGCTCGCCGAGATGGTCCAGACGGAGATGGCCAAGTTCCACCCGGGCCCGAACCGTGGCGTGAAGCAGGGCGTGCTCGCGGTGCTCACCAACGCACTGATGCCCTCTGTGCTCGTCGAGGTCGGCTACCTGTCGAACGAGGACGAGGGGCCGCTGCTCGGCCAACCCACTTTCCAGAACGAAGCCGCGAGATCGATCGCCCGCGCGGTCGTCAGGTTCTTCGAGCGGTACCCTCCAGGCAGCGGGACCGGAGGACCGGGAGACGGCGTGTGAGCCGGCGCGGCGCCGGCCTGCTCGGCGTCATGCTCTTCGCAAGTGGCTGTGCGTACTACAACGCCATCTACAACGCGGAGCGGTCCTACGACGAAGCGGAAGCCCATCGCCGAGCCGGTCGCGACTCGCTCGCGAGCCAACGGTATCAAGATGTGGTCCGGAAGGCCGCCCGTGGGTACCGCAGAGACCCAGAAGGGGAATGGGGGGATGATGCGCTTTTCCTGCTCGGCCGAGCGCGTCTTCGCCTCGGGGAGATCAGAGCCGCGCGTGCGGCGCTAGAGGAGGCGGCGGAGCGATCGGAGGATGCCGAGCTGCGGCTCGCGGTGCTCGTCTACCTCGCACTCGCACACGTGGAATCCGGGGATCTGGAAGCCGCGCTCCCCCTCGTCAATCGTGCGTTGGGCGGATTGAGCGTGGGACCGGCTCTGGCGGAAGCGCACCTGCTTCGCGGTCAAATCCTGCTCTCCCAGGGCCAGGCGGACGACGGGTGGTCCGACTTGGATCGAGCGCCCGAGCTCGATGCGCGCATTCGCGTCGAGGCAGCTTTGATGCGACTGCGTTGGGCGATCCATTACGATGAGCTCCCGCGCGCGGGAGAGGCCTTCACGCTCTTGCTCTCGTATTCGGAAGCCGGGGAGCGGCTGGATACGGTAGTGGCGCTCGCCAACCGAGCCGCGGAGGAATGGAGTCCGGAGGTGGTTGCGAGGCTCCTGTCGGGCGCGGACACCGCGCGCTGGGGAAGGGTCGGGCGTGGTCGGATAGCGCTCGGCAGGGCTCGCCTGCTCCACCGAGCGGGTGACACCGCCACGGCCAACGCAGCCGCATGGGCCGTCGCGCGCGGCGTGGGGGTGGTAGCCGCGGAGGCCCGGGTCCAGATCGCGCGCTGGCGCCTGGAGCTGGCATATGATCTCGCCGAGCTCGATGAGGTAGAGAAGATTCTGTTGCCTGCCGAAGAACATCAGGGTGTCGCGCCGCTCCTCGACGCTTTGGGCGCGCTCGACGACTTAACGGGCGTCGGACTCACGGATCCGCTCGGGTGGTTCGCGGCGGCTGAGATCGCGCGGGACGACCTGGAGGCGCGTCCCTTGGCCCGGGGATTGTTTCTCGCTTATGCCGACGCCGATCCGGACGATCCTTGGGTGCCGAAGGCACTGCTTGCGGCGCTCACGGTTGCGTTCGACGACACCGATCGTGCCTGGCTTCTCGGGCGTCTGGAGACGCATGCTCGGAGCCCGTACGTTCTGGCCGCACGGGGCGCGCCCGCGCCGGGCTTCGAAGCGCTCGAGGAGGATTTGGCGCTGCGTCTGAGGGAGATGAAGAACCGATGAGGTTGGAGACCGAGCTGTTCGGCGTCCGGTTCCAAAATCCGGTGCTTCTGGCGGCAGGCACGTGCGGTTTCGGTCAAGAGTTGAGTGAGGTCGTCGATCTCGAATCGCTGGGCGGCTTGGTGACCAAGTCAGTGACGGTGGAGCCGCGCGTCGGGAACGCGGCGCCCCGGGTGGCCGAGTTCGGCGGGGGGATGCTCAACTCCATCGGCCTCACGAATCCGGGCCTCGCGCTTACCAAGCGTGAAAAGCTGCCCTGGCTACGAAGCAACGTGCGCAACGCTCAGGTGCTCGTGAGCCTCGCTGGTCATACGGTCGAGGAGTACTTCGAGCTGATCGAGGGCCTCGACGGCGAAGACGGCTTTCTCGGCTTCGAGGTGAACCTGTCGTGCCCCAACGACGCCAAACGAGGTGGCCCGCCCTTTGCGCTCGACGTCACCGCCGTCGCCGAGATCCTCGCGGGGTGTCGGGTGCGAACCCAGCGGCCGCTTCTCGCCAAGTTGGCCCCCAACGACCCGGATTTGGCCGGGACCGCGCGCGTCGCCACCGACTCGGGTGCCGATGGTCTTACGCTCGTGAACACTCTCCCAGGTCTCCTGCTACGTAGTGATACGGGCGAGCCCGAGTTGGGAGCGGGGACGGGGGGAGTGAGCGGTCCCGCGCTCAGACCGGTCGGCTTGAGGGCGGTGCAAGAGGCTCGGAAGGCGACGGACCTGCCTCTCCTAGGCGTCGGCGGAGTGCTGGCTGCGGAGGACGCGGTCGCCTATGCCCGTGCGGGGGCCTCGCTCGTTCAGATCGGGACCGCCACGTTTGCTGCGCCCCGCGCGGCAGAGATGGTCGTGGCCGGCCTCGCGAGCTGGGGACGCCGGCACCGAGTCGGCGCGTGGACCGACCTGAT contains:
- a CDS encoding dihydroorotate dehydrogenase, with the translated sequence MRLETELFGVRFQNPVLLAAGTCGFGQELSEVVDLESLGGLVTKSVTVEPRVGNAAPRVAEFGGGMLNSIGLTNPGLALTKREKLPWLRSNVRNAQVLVSLAGHTVEEYFELIEGLDGEDGFLGFEVNLSCPNDAKRGGPPFALDVTAVAEILAGCRVRTQRPLLAKLAPNDPDLAGTARVATDSGADGLTLVNTLPGLLLRSDTGEPELGAGTGGVSGPALRPVGLRAVQEARKATDLPLLGVGGVLAAEDAVAYARAGASLVQIGTATFAAPRAAEMVVAGLASWGRRHRVGAWTDLMTESPNRESAWQT
- a CDS encoding N-acetylmuramoyl-L-alanine amidase, with product MKRDVAGRIGLAVVTLLATVAAGPLAGQGVPELRIERAEGAVDVRTLDLEMGFAAVRLTLFEELGWAVAEVEGAIAMLGPHGVAISLTIGSPFFTWDDDVLQLADIPYHDAGETLVPVQLLADFLPKRLPELYSFDGPTLTLQAAQPEDWLGTTVVQLRPGAEAPGAGRYEGPRVVVVDAGHGGGDPGALGLRGVPEKSVALGIARAIAHLLEREPDFEVYLTRDDDTFVPIWDRGDLATAWKGDRPGVFISIHANSLPTRPSARGFETYFLAEARNDHERRVSAIENAPLSAGGQAVDPDAEPDLGFILRELKALDHQHWSSMLAEMVQTEMAKFHPGPNRGVKQGVLAVLTNALMPSVLVEVGYLSNEDEGPLLGQPTFQNEAARSIARAVVRFFERYPPGSGTGGPGDGV
- the smpB gene encoding SsrA-binding protein SmpB — translated: MARYASESGRKVVARNRKARHEFQILETFEAGIELKGPEVKSLRAGNVSFQDAHARVQRGELWLHSLHISPYEQANRFNVDPVRARRLLLHRHEIRRLVGKIKEKGLTIVPLEIYFARGYAKVGLALARGKKLYDKREDLKRSQQDLEARRAMQSR